The genomic stretch ctgagcacttaaatggtttttctcccgtatgtgttctcatgtgtcgagtcaaaatgCTCTTTCGAGAAAAGActttaccacaaactgagcagctataACGTCTTTttcctctcttctttgtagagtgtttgctgtcagtgtgagtcctcatatcaccttcacagtctgtttcactgctcaaaggttcttcagcctcatcttcagcctcactatccgAGAGTGGAGCTAAAAGGTTGTCTGGTTGtgatttctcttcatcatcttcagtcttcacagagacaacagtcagtggcaacttggtgagatcagcctcctttggttctagaagacactctccctcctgagtgatgcagagttcctcctcttcctttttaatgcagggtggttgtggagtctcctgcttcaaagtggagtttccccctaactgagggggaaGTTCTTCTGActgaccaatcagctgctggacgtctgcaggacacaaacaacacaacacacttTAGCTCAGACATGATCCATGAGATGTTTCTCCCTAAACTCACTACACACTTTCTCCCGTGTGTGTCATTTTGTGTTCGGTCAAATGTCCCTTTTCAGTAAAgtttttagcacaaactgagcagctaaaacattttttaccggTCTTCTttttagagcattcagagtgtttgttgtcagtgtgtgtcctcatatcaccttcacagtctgtatcgctgctcaaaagtTTTTCAACCTCCCTATCTGGTAGTGGAGTTAAGAGGTTGTCTagatgtggtttctcttcatcatcttcagtcttcacagagacaacagtcagtggaaacttggtctaatcagcttcctctcttcctagaagacactctccctcctgagtgatgcagagttcctcctcttcctttttaatgtggggtggttgtggagtctcctgcttcaaagtggagctcttcCCTTCCGACTGAGGGGGAAGTTCTTCtggatgaccaatcagctgctggacgtctgcaggacacaaacacactttacaCACTttcttttatgtactgtatgtgcgtGTAGTGTTACATTGTCActcatttagtgccttgccataatgatggatcaatgtttacatgacttggCTGAGACTCAGACAAGTGAAGCTCGAATGAACATTAGGTTATTACAACCGtgtggtggaaaaaaaaaatcgagatGGTAACATATTGCAAAACTTTGCTACTAGTAATAAAAAACGTTTTATTTCTTGCAGTAACTTATGTGGGGCATCTGTGTGCTGAATAGGCGTGCAACAATTTGTcgacattgtaaacaaacatagaAAACAAATATTGTCTGTGACAAATACGTTTGTCAGCAATAGTTATCagcatcactcgtgtttttccggaAGGGATGCAAGTCAGGGCGGCCACACGAACAACATTGCGTGTAAACATGTCAAGTGTGGGAACATTtctgcggaaaagatcatcaggactcctcttcctcctatccaggatatcgcaaaaagccgctgcctgaccagggctcagcaaatctgcaaagactcctcccactcccaccaaggactgttttcactgctgggcgctagaaagaggttccgcagcctccgtagcagaacctccaggttctgtaacagcttcttccctcaggccgtaagactcttgaacgcatcataataatcccctcaattccccctcaaaaatggattaactcgctggaataaaaaagacaatataacatacatccataaacgtggatgcatatgcaaaagtgcaatatatttatctgtacagtaacctatttatttatatctgcaccttattgctcttttatcctgcaataCAACCAGCTAATGGCAACGAAATGTcgtttttatctgtactgtaaagttcacttttgaatgacaataaaaggaagtctaaagtctAATTCTGGTAGCCTCAGTTTACACATTTGAGTTGGCATTTGAATTTGGTAAGTGGAATTTACTTTTTTTGAATATTTATGCAAGACATTGTTTTTATCACTTATAAGTGCAACTctttattttctttacacaagcgcttgttttgctcttccactttcttcatttgacttttgcattctttcatctcctctgatgtgaactccactgccttcttcaagctaacaatcatggcggctctttctttacattcttccaCAAAGTGGGTTAATTTGTCATTAACACCCTTTTAGAGCTTAAAAtagctgtaaaattataaaaacttCAACTCACTCACCTTCATACTTCGTCTTTTTCTCCGTtagtgattctctttcatgttctcttttaccggacgtcgccatcttagcatagcagtagtcgtccatcttctatcacgtcttcaatcttcacttcagataacactCCCTCgctctaaaggaaaaatctataTCTTGATGTGTTTGATGCTATATTCGATTCTACATGGCTATAAAACTGTAAATGTTCAACTCCTTCGCAAACTCAGTCCGCCATCTTGGTCTTTTCGGACTGCCACTGCTCGATCGCTTTGCGCATGCCCCAAAAGTTAGCGACTTCTCCTCCCGACATGGCggcagtttatttttttaatatctttttttcaaaataaaagccattTTGACTATTGTTTTAAATAATCGGCAACTACGCTGTaaaaatcaaaatacatttttgacgGCAAGTGATCAAGCCAGAAAGATAGTAATAACCGCAGTTagtaagttttttattttttttaaatttattttatttttttaaatttttttaaattaatcaatataacaaaacaacacacagcattaccataacaatgcaatccaattccaaaaccaaacccgacccagcaacactcagaactgcaataaacagagcaattgaggagacacaaacacgacacagaacaaaccaaaagtagtgaaacaaaaatgaatattatcaacaacagtatcaacattagttataatttcaacatagcagtgattaaaaatccctcattgacattatcattagacatttataaaaattaaaaaaaaagaacaatagtgtcacagtggcttacacttgcatcgcatctcataagcttgacaacacactgtgtccaatattttcacaaagataaaataagtcatatttttgtttcatttaatagttaaaacaaatttacattattgcaatcagttgataaaacattgtcctttacaattataaaagctttttacaaaaatctactactctgcttgcatgtcagcagactggggtagatcctgctgaaatctatgtattgaatgaatagagaatccttttgaatggggaaaaaaatcgtttttgaatcgggaatcgtgttgaattgaaaaaaaatcgattttgaatcgaatcgtgaccccaagaatcaatattgaaacaaattgtgggacacccaacgattcacagccctaatatatatatatatatatatatatatatatatatatatatatatatatatatatatatatatatatatatatatatatatatatatatatatatatatatatatatatatatatatatatatatatatatatatatatatatatatatatatatatatatatatatatatatatatatatatatatatatatatatatatatatatatatatatatatatatatatatatatatatatatatatatatatatatatatatataactataggtATATATTTTCAACATGTATAGTTACTTTAGTAAACAAGCTTTACAAATTTtgtgcttttctttttttattctgcgTGAAAACCTAAGAGTGTAGATCCCCGCCAGGCCGGATCTCCcaagtgcacaggtgtcaaactcaattgaCACAAGGCCCGAGAGCCAGATCTGGACACGAAAGCTTGgcaaaaatgtgtgttaaaaaaatacttcattttttattactatccatcaatccatccttcaatccatcttctcccgcttatccgaggtcgggtcgcgggggcagcagcctaagcagggaagcccagacttccctctccccagccactttgtccagctcctcccgggggatcccgaggcgttcccaggccagccgggagacatagtcttcccaacgtgtcctgggtcttccccgtggcctcctaccggttggacgtgccctaaacacctccctagggaggcgctcgggtggcatcctgaccggatgcccgaaccacctcatctggttcttCTCAATTTGGCTTTACTTCTTTactgcttctcaccctatctttaagggagagtcccgccacccggcggaggaaactcatttcggccgcttgtacccgtgatcttgtcctttcagtcataacccaaagctcatgaccataggtgaggatgagaacgtagatcaaccggtaaattgagggctttgccttccggctcagctcattcttcaccacaacggatccatatagcgtccgcattactgaagacgccgcaccgatccgcctgtcgatctcacgatccactcttccctcactcgtaaacaagactccgaggtacttgaactcctccacttggggcaagatctcctccccaacctggagatggcactccaccctaaatgcaaataattatttcgattttgacaggaaaaaaaagtgCATCTTTTAAACGttatctaatcatgccaaatgttacattatattatagtgtattacaaaaatatgttagTAAAGATAACAGTTTGTATGTGAAAAATAATCTAATAATCGAGTGCATAGGCAATGGTGTAATAATATGAGGTACACATTTATATCAATGCTGTCAGATACATCTATTTTTTCATCAGAtcaatttgaattttgattaatcacaggttattgcccgcatgcataattttaattaatttaaaaagcagacctctgaaggcagccattaaaggcctactgaaagccactactaccgaccacgcagtctgatagtttatatatcaatgatgaaatcttaacattgcaacacatgccaatacggccgggttagatgagtaaagtgcaattttaaatttcccgcgaaatatcctgctgaaaacgtctcggtatgatgacgtttgcatgtgacgtcacggattgtagcggacattttgggacaccattgtggccagctattaagtcgtctgttttcatcgcaaaattccacagtattctggacatctgtgttggtgaatcttttgcaatttgtttaatgaacaatgaagacagcaaagaagaaagctgtaggtgggaagtggtgtattagcggcctgctgcagcaacacaaacacgtagagaactgggacaacagagactcttaccaggaggactttgagttggatacgcgctaccgtgagtacgcagctgcggcttccaaacatttgatcgcttgcccgtacgtgtgtgccgctatgtgcatgtcacgtaggtaactttggggactttggggaaatatatgtgctgtataaactttgcggaggtgaacggtactttgggctgtgggattgagtgtgttgtgcgggtgtttgagttgtattggcgggttatatggacgggaggggggaggtgtttgttatgcgggattaatttgtggcatattaaatataagcccggttgtgttgtggctaatagagtatatatatgtcttgtgtttatttattgttgtagtcattcccagctgaatatcaggtcccacccgcctctcacagcatcttccctatctgaatcgcttccactgccctctagtccttcactctcactttcctcatccaggaatctttcatcctcgctcaaattaatggggtaatcgtcgctttctcggtcagaaacgctctcgctgctggtggccatgattgtaaacaatgtgcagatgtgaggagctccacaacctgtgacgtcacgctacttccggtacaggcaaggcttttttatcagcaaccaaaagttgcaaactttatcgtcgatattctctactaaatcctttcaggaaaaatatggcaataccgcgaaatgatcaagtatgacacatagaatggacctgctatccccgtttaaataagaaaatctcatttcagtaggcctttaatgcgatgtggccctcaatgaaaacacgtttggcacccctgccctagggggggaaaaaattattttacaaaaaccctttttctaaaatgtaATGATTTTGTTCCTTGGCCCATTTCACACATTCCCTGAAGGTTTCATTGACATATACTCAAAACTTTTGGATATATGATGCTAACCAACAtacaggtcgtgagttcaaaccacggccaagtcataccaaagactataaaaatgggacccattacctccctgcttggcactcagcatcaagggttggaattgggggttaaatcgccgaaaattattcccgagcatggccaccgctgctgctcgctgctcccctcacctcccagggggtgatcaaggatgatgggtcaa from Entelurus aequoreus isolate RoL-2023_Sb linkage group LG17, RoL_Eaeq_v1.1, whole genome shotgun sequence encodes the following:
- the LOC133632546 gene encoding uncharacterized protein LOC133632546 isoform X2, whose product is MDDYCYAKMATSGKREHERESLTEKKTKYEDVQQLIGHPEELPPQSEGKSSTLKQETPQPPHIKKEEEELCITQEGECLLGREEAD
- the LOC133632546 gene encoding gastrula zinc finger protein XlCGF7.1-like isoform X1; protein product: MRTHTDNKHSECSKKKTDVQQLIGQSEELPPQLGGNSTLKQETPQPPCIKKEEEELCITQEGECLLEPKEADLTKLPLTVVSVKTEDDEEKSQPDNLLAPLSDSEAEDEAEEPLSSETDCEGDMRTHTDSKHSTKKRGKRRYSCSVCGKVFSRKSILTRHMRTHTGEKPFKCSVCGKSFSQKGHLIEHMRTHTGEKTFNCLDCCKSFTRKSHLTQHMRSHTGEKPFKCSVCSKSFSQKIRLTEHTRTHTGEKPFNCSVCGKSFPRNSDVTQHMRTHTGEKPFQCSVCGKSFPHKTNLIQHMRTHTGEKTYICSVCGKSFSRKNNMIQHMTTHTG